A single genomic interval of Cucumis sativus cultivar 9930 chromosome 5, Cucumber_9930_V3, whole genome shotgun sequence harbors:
- the LOC101209285 gene encoding threonylcarbamoyladenosine tRNA methylthiotransferase → MEDIEDLLIGGGGGAPPGYRLPITAVGVKPKKKNMFKSNASADDSSNEPSPIQNPLVPKIPGTQTIYVKTFGCSHNQSDSEYMAGQLSAFGYLLSDNPEDADLWLINTCTVKSPSQSAMDTLITKCKNAKKPLVVAGCVPQGSRDLKELEGVSIVGVQQIDRVVEVVEETLKGHEVRLLNRKTLPALDLPKVRKNKFIEILPINVGCLGACTYCKTKHARGHLGSYTVDSLVRRVRSVINEGVREIWLSSEDTGAYGRDIGVNLPILLNAIVSELPSDASTMLRIGMTNPPFILEHLKEIAKVLSHPCVYSFLHVPVQSGSDAILSAMNREYTVSEFRTVVDTLTELVPGMQIATDIICGFPGETDEDFCETINLIKEYNLPQVHISQFYPRPGTPAARMKKVPSAIVKKRSRELTSVFEAFTPYNGMEGRVERIWITEIAADGIHLVGHTKGYIQVLVIAPETMLGTSATVKITSIGRWSVFGEVIEIISTKHHKTTTLEDTLTQDKVSPCSNTHETCACSTEPESCACGLESCKGAVAVGDEVNSSRNVPSPEEPKRKNLIEWVLRRRKSHVLPKREETENPIVTERKQTLAGGRLDEWGVVDKILVGGILISTFTIFGLLFHLGSTTFSSSW, encoded by the exons ATGGAAGACATAGAAGACTTGCTCatcggcggcggcggcggagCTCCCCCTGGTTACCGTCTTCCGATAACCGCAGTGGGTGTAAAGCCGAAGAAAAAGAACATGTTCAAATCTAATGCAAGTGCTGATGATTCCAGCAACGAGCCCTCTCCGATCCAAAATCCACTTGTACCTAAGATTCCAGGCACACAG ACAATTTATGTCAAAACCTTTGGATGCTCTCACAACCAG AGTGACAGCGAATACATGGCTGGTCAGCTTTCAGCATTTGGTTATTTGTTAAGCGACAATCCTGAAGATGCAGACTTGTGGCTTATAAATAC TTGCACAGTTAAATCCCCTAGTCAGTCTGCTATGGACACTCTAAtaacaaaatgcaaaaatgcaaaaaagCCTCTTGTGGTAGCTGGGTGTGTACCACAAGGTAGTCGAGATTTAAAGGAGTTAGAAGGGGTCAGTATCGTAGGAGTTCAGCAGATTGATCGCGTGGTAGAAGTTGTGGAAGAGACACTAAAAGGTCATGAAGTAAGGCTGTTAAATCGCAAGACACTGCCAGCACTTGACCTTCCAAAA GTGAGAAAGAACAAGTTCATTGAAATACTTCCAATCAATGTTGGCTGTTTAGGTGCTTGCACATATTGCAAGACAAAACATGCTCGTGGTCACTTGGGAAGTTACACTGTTGATAGCCTT GTAAGGCGTGTAAGATCTGTCATCAATGAAGGAGTCAGGGAAATATGGTTGAGCAGTGAAGACACGGGGGCCTATG GCCGTGACATCGGGGTCAATCttccaattttattaaatgCAATTGTTTCTGAGCTTCCATCTGATGCAAGCACAATGCTTCGGATTGGGATGACAAATCCTCCTTTCATTCTTGAGCACTTGAAAGAGATAGCAAAGGTCTTGTCTCATCCATGTGTATACTCCTTTTTGCATGTGCCAGTTCAATCCGGAAGCGATGCAATCTTAAGT GCAATGAATCGAGAATATACAGTCAGTGAGTTCAGGACTGTAGTAGATACCTTAACTGAGCTTGTTCCTGGGATGCAGATTGCTACTGATATAATATGTGGATTTCCCG GGGAAACAGATGAAGATTTTTGTGAAACTATCAACCTTATTAAAGAGTACAATTTACCTCAAGTTCACATCTCACAGTTCTATCCTCGACCCG GGACACCTGCTGCCAGGATGAAGAAAGTTCCAAGTGCTATTGTCAAGAAACGAAGCCGTGAATTGACTTCAGTTTTTGAAGCTTTTACACCATATAATGGAATGGAGGGCAGAGTGGAAAGAATTTGGATAACAGAAATTGCTGCAGATGGCATTCACTTG GTTGGCCATACCAAGGGGTACATCCAAGTGCTTGTAATTGCCCCGGAAACTATGCTGGGAACTTCTGCTACGGTGAAGATAACATCCATTGGAAGGTGGTCTGTTTTTGGGGAAGTGATTGAAATCATCAGTACCAAACATCATAAAACAACTACTCTGGAAGACACGCTGACTCAAGACAAAGTTTCTCCCTGCTCTAACACTCACGAAACTTGTGCATGTTCCACGGAGCCTGAATCTTGTGCATGTGGACTGGAGAGCTGCAAAGGAGCAGTCGCTGTGGGTGATGAAGTTAATTCCTCAAGGAATGTCCCTTCGCCTGAAGAGCCAAAAAGGAAGAATCTGATTGAATGGGTATTGAGGAGACGGAAGAGCCATGTGCTGCCCAAAAGGGAGGAGACAGAAAATCCCATAGTAACTGAAAGAAAGCAAACATTGGCTGGAGGAAGACTGGATGAGTGGGGCGTGGTTGATAAGATTCTTGTTGGTGGAATACTAATCAGTACCTTCACTATTTTTGGTCTACTGTTTCATCTTGGATCCACAACATTCTCCTCCAGTTGGTGA
- the LOC101209530 gene encoding FT-interacting protein 7 has product MTKLVVEILDAGDLMPKDGDSASPFVEVDFDDQKQRTHTKHRDLNPYWNEKLLFNISHPKDFPNKTVDVVVYNERKSGHRRDFLGRVRISGMSVPLSEQEANVQRYPLDKRGLFSHIKGDIGFRMYMIHDDDSSSFSPPPPTHPAPPQPPHFETPLQEINPNIFDQEELQVPTNGYESAKVKKKKEKDVKTFHSIGTAPAAAATSVAPPPTEFKRPPPMATRMDFAQAGPSPATVMHLPIPKQNPEYSLVETNPPLAARLRYGYRGKDKIISTYDMVEQMHFLYVNVVKAKDLPVMDVSGSLDPYVEVKVGNYKGVTKHLEKNQNPVWKQIFAFSKERLQASLLEVIVKDKDLGKDDFVGRIFFDIPEVPLRVPPDSPLAPQWYKLVDKKGIKAKGEVMLAVWMGTQADESFPDAWHSDAHSISHSNLANTRSKVYFSPKLYYLRAQVIEAQDLIPSDKSKPPDTFVRIQFSNQGKVTKPSQMRVINPVWNEELMFVASEPFEDFIIISVEDRGTGEILGRVIVPSRDVPQRIESTKLPDARWYNLHPPYIAKLEETEKKKEKFSSKIHVRLWIDSGYHVLDESTHFSSDLQPSSKVLRKDSIGVLELGILSARNLLPMKSKEGRITDAYCVAKYGNKWVRTRTLLDTLAPRWNEQYTWEVYDPCTVITIGVFDNAHTNGSKEDAKDQRIGKVRIRLSTLETDKVYTHYYPLLVLQPSGLKKHGELQLALRFTCTAWANMLTQYGKPLLPKMHYLQPIPVRHIDLLRFHAMNIVAARLSRAEPPLRREAVEYMLDVDYHMFSLRRSKANFNRIMSLLSGITAIYRWFNDVCIWKNPITTCLVHVLFLILVCYPELILPTVFLYLFVIGIWNYRFRPRYPPHMDARLSQAEHTHPDELDEEFDNFPTTKHIDTVRMRYDRLRSVAGKVQTVVGDLATQGERAQAILGWRDPRATALFIIFALMWAVFIYVTPFQVVAILIGLYLFRHPRLRRKLPSVPVNFFKRLPSKADMMLL; this is encoded by the coding sequence ATGACCAAGCTCGTAGTAGAAATCCTCGACGCCGGCGACCTCATGCCCAAAGACGGCGACTCTGCCAGCCCCTTTGTCGAGGTTGATTTTGACGACCAAAAACAGAGAACTCATACCAAACATAGAGATCTCAATCCTTACTGGAATGAGAAGCTCCTCTTCAACATCTCCCACCCTAAAGATTTTCCCAACAAGACCGTCGATGTTGTGGTTTATAACGAGAGGAAATCCGGCCACCGCCGGGATTTTCTCGGCCGTGTTAGAATCTCCGGCATGTCGGTGCCTCTTTCTGAACAGGAAGCTAATGTTCAGCGATACCCACTTGACAAACGTGGCCTTTTCTCTCATATCAAAGGCGATATTGGATTTCGAATGTATATGATTCACGATGATGATTCGTCTTCCttttctcctcctcctcctacCCATCCAGCGCCACCACAACCTCCCCATTTCGAAACGCCCCTGCAAGAAATCAATCCCAACATATTCGATCAGGAGGAACTGCAAGTCCCCACTAATGGATACGAGAGTGCGAAggtcaagaagaagaaggaaaaggacGTCAAGACCTTCCACTCCATAGGAACAGCTCCGGCTGCGGCTGCGACCTCGGTGGCTCCACCACCGACAGAATTCAAGCGGCCACCACCAATGGCAACCCGGATGGACTTCGCTCAAGCAGGTCCATCTCCGGCGACAGTAATGCATTTACCAATTCCAAAGCAAAATCCAGAGTACTCTTTGGTGGAGACCAACCCCCCGTTGGCAGCAAGATTGCGGTACGGCTACAGAGGAAAAGACAAGATCATCAGCACCTACGATATGGTGGAGCAGATGCATTTTCTGTATGTGAACGTGGTTAAAGCTAAAGATCTCCCTGTCATGGATGTTTCAGGGAGTTTAGACCCTTATGTGGAAGTGAAGGTGGGGAACTACAAAGGAGTCACAAAGCACTTGGAGAAGAATCAAAACCCAGTTTGGAAGCAGATTTTTGCCTTCTCAAAAGAGAGATTGCAAGCAAGCTTACTGGAAGTGATTGTGAAAGACAAGGATTTGGGGAAGGATGATTTTGTGGGTAGAATTTTCTTTGATATCCCTGAGGTTCCATTGAGAGTTCCTCCTGATAGTCCATTGGCTCCTCAATGGTACAAACTAGTGGACAAGAAGGGAATCAAAGCAAAAGGGGAAGTGATGCTTGCTGTTTGGATGGGAACTCAGGCTGATGAGTCCTTCCCTGATGCTTGGCATTCTGATGCTCACAGCATCAGCCACAGCAACCTCGccaacacaagatcaaaggtTTATTTCTCTCCTAAACTCTACTATCTAAGAGCCCAAGTAATCGAAGCTCAAGACCTCATTCCATCGGACAAATCCAAGCCCCCAGATACATTCGTGAGAATACAATTCTCCAATCAGGGTAAAGTAACCAAACCTTCTCAGATGCGAGTGATCAACCCAGTTTGGAACGAGGAGCTAATGTTTGTAGCATCCGAACCATTTGAAGATTTCATCATCATCTCTGTTGAAGATAGAGGAACAGGGGAGATTCTGGGAAGAGTGATAGTCCCGTCAAGAGATGTTCCACAGAGAATCGAGTCCACAAAACTCCCAGACGCCCGCTGGTACAATCTCCACCCTCCATACATCGCTAAATTAGAGGAAacagagaaaaagaaggaaaagttcTCCAGCAAGATCCATGTCCGTCTCTGGATCGATTCCGGGTACCATGTTCTAGATGAATCAACGCACTTCAGCAGCGATCTTCAGCCATCCTCCAAAGTCCTCAGAAAAGACAGCATCGGAGTACTCGAATTAGGGATTTTAAGCGCTCGGAATCTGCTACCAATGAAGAGCAAAGAAGGAAGAATCACAGATGCTTACTGCGTTGCCAAATATGGCAACAAATGGGTTCGAACCAGAACTCTATTAGACACCCTCGCCCCTCGCTGGAACGAACAGTACACTTGGGAAGTTTACGATCCTTGCACTGTAATCACAATTGGGGTTTTTGACAACGCTCACACAAACGGAAGCAAAGAAGACGCAAAAGACCAGAGAATTGGAAAAGTAAGGATTCGATTATCCACATTAGAGACAGACAAAGTATATACGCATTATTACCCTTTATTGGTTCTTCAGCCCTCTGGACTGAAAAAACATGGAGAGCTTCAATTGGCTTTGAGATTCACCTGCACGGCCTGGGCCAACATGTTGACACAATACGGGAAGCCATTGCTCCCCAAAATGCACTACCTGCAACCAATCCCAGTCCGCCACATCGATCTACTCCGCTTCCACGCGATGAACATAGTGGCTGCAAGGCTGTCTCGAGCCGAGCCCCCACTCCGGCGAGAAGCGGTGGAGTACATGCTCGACGTCGATTACCACATGTTCAGTCTCAGAAGAAGCAAAGCGAATTTCAATCGCATAATGTCGCTTCTCTCAGGAATCACCGCAATTTACCGATGGTTCAACGATGTGTGCATCTGGAAAAACCCAATCACAACCTGCCTCGTGCATGTTCTGTTCTTGATTCTCGTTTGTTACCCCGAATTAATCCTCCCGACCGTCTTCCTGTACCTATTCGTAATCGGAATCTGGAATTACCGGTTCCGGCCGAGGTATCCGCCGCACATGGACGCGAGATTGTCGCAGGCGGAGCACACTCACCCAGACGAACTGGATGAAGAGTTCGACAACTTTCCAACGACGAAGCATATTGACACGGTGAGGATGAGGTACGACAGGCTGAGGAGTGTGGCCGGAAAAGTGCAGACGGTTGTGGGAGATTTGGCGACGCAAGGGGAAAGGGCTCAGGCGATTCTGGGGTGGAGAGATCCGAGGGCCACAGCACTGTTCATCATCTTCGCGTTGATGTGGGCGGTTTTCATCTACGTTACGCCGTTTCAGGTGGTGGCGATTCTGATCGGACTATACCTGTTCCGGCACCCGAGATTGAGGAGGAAGTTGCCATCAGTTCCTGTGAATTTCTTCAAGCGGCTGCCATCAAAAGCCGATATGATGTTATTATAG
- the LOC101209773 gene encoding transcription factor bHLH81 isoform X2, which yields MQSTTGAASTATATASSRTSAGGAGLARFRSAPAAWLEALLEDDEEDPLKPNPCLTQLLAANSSDLDSAPADHPLFDPNPSPAFHRQNSSPPEFLAPSGIAEGFYTSYPLNSSPTLDISPTSKPSTDVDAQNFFPKFSPQLKREGSGVSSLIDMEMEKLLEDSVPCRVRAKRGCATHPRSIAERQTNTADMLEEAVEYVKFLQKQIQELTEHQRRCKCMVKE from the exons ATGCAATCCACAACTGGTGCTGCTTCTACTGCTACTGCTACTGCTAGTAGTCGTACCTCCGCTGGCGGCGCCGGCCTTGCTCGCTTCCGCTCTGCTCCTGCTGCCTGGTTGGAAGCTCTTTTGGAGGACGACGAGGAGGACCCTCTCAAGCCCAATCCCTGCTTGACTCAGCTTCTCGCCGCCAACTCCTCCGACCTCGATTCAGCTCCCGCGGATCACCCCTTGTTCGACCCCAATCCCTCTCCCGCCTTCCACAGGCAGAATAGCTCCCCACCTGAGTTTCTTGCTCCCTCTGGAATTGCTGAAGGATTTTACACCTCCTATCCTCTCAATTCCTCCCCTACTCTCGACATCTCTCCCACCTCCAAGCCATCTACAGATGTCGACGCCCAAAACTTCTTCCCCAAATTTTCACCTCAACTG AAAAGGGAAGGAAGTGGAGTTTCCAGTTTGATAGACATGGAAATGGAGAAGTTATTGGAGGACTCTGTGCCCTGCCGGGTAAGAGCCAAGCGTGGCTGTGCGACGCATCCTCGGAGCATTGCTGAGAGg CAAACAAACACTGCAGATATGTTAGAAGAAGCAGTAGAGTATGTCAAATTCCTTCAAAAGCAAATCCAG GAACTTACGGAGCATCAGCGCAGGTGTAAATGCATGGTGAAAGAATAA
- the LOC101209773 gene encoding transcription factor bHLH81 isoform X1, whose amino-acid sequence MQSTTGAASTATATASSRTSAGGAGLARFRSAPAAWLEALLEDDEEDPLKPNPCLTQLLAANSSDLDSAPADHPLFDPNPSPAFHRQNSSPPEFLAPSGIAEGFYTSYPLNSSPTLDISPTSKPSTDVDAQNFFPKFSPQLKREGSGVSSLIDMEMEKLLEDSVPCRVRAKRGCATHPRSIAERVRRTRISDRIRKLQEVVPNMDKQTNTADMLEEAVEYVKFLQKQIQELTEHQRRCKCMVKE is encoded by the exons ATGCAATCCACAACTGGTGCTGCTTCTACTGCTACTGCTACTGCTAGTAGTCGTACCTCCGCTGGCGGCGCCGGCCTTGCTCGCTTCCGCTCTGCTCCTGCTGCCTGGTTGGAAGCTCTTTTGGAGGACGACGAGGAGGACCCTCTCAAGCCCAATCCCTGCTTGACTCAGCTTCTCGCCGCCAACTCCTCCGACCTCGATTCAGCTCCCGCGGATCACCCCTTGTTCGACCCCAATCCCTCTCCCGCCTTCCACAGGCAGAATAGCTCCCCACCTGAGTTTCTTGCTCCCTCTGGAATTGCTGAAGGATTTTACACCTCCTATCCTCTCAATTCCTCCCCTACTCTCGACATCTCTCCCACCTCCAAGCCATCTACAGATGTCGACGCCCAAAACTTCTTCCCCAAATTTTCACCTCAACTG AAAAGGGAAGGAAGTGGAGTTTCCAGTTTGATAGACATGGAAATGGAGAAGTTATTGGAGGACTCTGTGCCCTGCCGGGTAAGAGCCAAGCGTGGCTGTGCGACGCATCCTCGGAGCATTGCTGAGAGg GTTCGTAGGACTAGAATTAGTGACAGAATAAGGAAGCTTCAGGAAGTTGTCCCCAACATGGATAAG CAAACAAACACTGCAGATATGTTAGAAGAAGCAGTAGAGTATGTCAAATTCCTTCAAAAGCAAATCCAG GAACTTACGGAGCATCAGCGCAGGTGTAAATGCATGGTGAAAGAATAA
- the LOC105435629 gene encoding uncharacterized protein LOC105435629, whose amino-acid sequence MDLIDSMDHATPLLTDMVDGAVDYKGQPLLRSSSATWRSASFIIGMEVAERFSFYGIGANLITYLTGPLGISVVAAAEIVNVWAATSMLLTLFGAFLADSFFGRYRTIVFASISYILGLGLLVLSTLLPTPSSSICAILNKFTPCSSPKLHLILFFLSLCLIGIAQGGHRPCVQAFGADQFDPQNPQEAKFKSSFFNWWYFGACFGIVAAIPTVSYAQENLSWAVGFGIPCVSMLTGFILFLLGTETYRFNTLKQSDKSPFWRIGRVFLASIRNLRASASTITFQDEQTAKYLSTSQQFKFLNKACIIVPIDSNQNAMTCSVSELEEAKAILRILIIWVTVVVFTIAFSQDATFFTKQAATLDRSIMSGFIIPAASLEALISFTIVIFIVVYDLLFVPIAKKVTGNPSGITTLQRIGTGMVISTISMAVASLVEKKRLKTALDHGLVDTPEMTIPMRFWWLVPQYVLNGLADVFTVVGLQELCYDQVPKDLKSVGPAIFISILGMGNILSSLLISVIDTATKANGHRSWFSNNLNKAHLDYFYLLLAALSVFGFVAFLFVAKSHVYNSEMKEEYGGHEGFTQLSVSASNKLRRGWMSFISNFDSQFPYMDDSLILNDAAPDNRRSQSGGWRAAGVIIGVEIAERFAFFGISTNLVSYLTVEMGQSMADAAQNVNLWVGTASLLPLLAASFADSFLGRYLTIILASALYILGLGLLTLSAILASPSSFQGSGSAASGASSRPVLHVLFFFTSLYLVAFAQGGHKPCLQAFGCDQFDGEDPQECIAKCSFFNWWYFSTTLGSFIALIILSYIQDNLGWGLGFGIPCISSLVALLVFLLGTHTYRFGKIANDEEKPFMRIGRVFFNAARNWRTKSSEIDILEEGQDAMLYQRSGQLRFLNKALVAPMDSDEDGNTCNIVEVEEAKGILRLIPIWIASLSYAIVLSQCSTFFVKQGATMDRSITPSFKIPAATIQCFGCIAVVFFVPIYDRLLVPIARIFTLKPSGISMLQRIGVGMFISTLSMVVAALVEVKRLAVARAHGLTQNPNSTIPITIWWLTPQLLLLGVSSVFTMVGLQEFFYDQVSSEVKSVGLALYLSIFGVGNLLSGILVSVIEDATGGDDGRGGWFANNINTAHLDYFYWLLAGIGKVGLLAYMYFANSYVYKYNVERSTV is encoded by the exons ATGGACCTCATCGACTCGATGGACCACGCAACTCCGCTGCTTACCGACATGGTTGACGGTGCCGTTGATTATAAAGGTCAACCTCTCCTCAGATCCTCCTCCGCCACTTGGAGATCCGCATCTTTCATCATAG GGATGGAGGTTGCTGAGAGATTTTCTTTCTACGGAATTGGCGCCAACCTCATAACCTACTTGACAGGCCCACTTGGCATTTCCGTCGTTGCGGCCGCCGAGATTGTCAATGTTTGGGCTGCCACCTCCATGCTCCTCACTCTCTTTGGAGCATTTCTTGCTGATTCCTTCTTCGGACGATACCGTACTATTGTTTTTGCATCTATTTCATACATCTTG GGACTGGGGTTGTTGGTTCTGTCTACGCTACTTCCTACTCCAAGCTCCTCCATCTGCGCAATCCTCAATAAATTCACACCCTGTTCCTCTCCCAAGCTTCACCtcattttattcttcttatcTCTGTGTCTAATTGGAATAGCACAGGGTGGGCACAGGCCCTGCGTCCAGGCTTTTGGAGCCGATCAGTTTGATCCCCAAAATCCCCAAGAGGCCAAATTCAAGAGCTCCTTCTTCAACTGGTGGTATTTTGGTGCGTGCTTTGGAATCGTAGCAGCCATTCCGACTGTATCATATGCGCAGGAAAATCTTAGTTGGGCTGTGGGATTTGGAATTCCTTGTGTTTCAATGCTCActggtttcattctttttctacttGGGACCGAGACTTATCGATTTAATACCCTGAAGCAATCGGATAAGAGCCCGTTTTGGAGAATTGGTCGGGTGTTTCTGGCTTCTATTAGGAATTTGAGAGCTTCTGCCTCAACAATCACCTTTCAAGACGAGCAAACTGCCAAATATTTGTCTACTTCTCAACAATTCAA GTTTCTCAACAAAGCTTGTATTATTGTTCCCATTGATTCGAACCAAAATGCAATGACGTGTAGCGTCAGTGAGCTTGAAGAAGCAAAGGCAATTCTCAGAATTCTTATAATATGGGTTACAGTTGTTGTGTTCACCATTGCGTTCTCACAAGATGCCACCTTCTTCACCAAACAAGCAGCTACATTGGACAGATCAATCATGTCGGGTTTCATCATTCCTGCCGCTTCACTGGAAGCACTTATTTCTTTCACAATCGTTATCTTTATCGTGGTCTATGATCTTTTGTTTGTTCCCATTGCCAAAAAAGTTACAGGAAATCCGTCTGGCATAACGACATTGCAAAGAATAGGAACTGGGATGGTCATATCTACTATCTCTATGGCGGTGGCTTCTCTGGTTGAGAAAAAACGTTTGAAAACCGCACTCGATCATGGACTGGTTGATACACCTGAGATGACAATTCCAATGAGGTTCTGGTGGTTGGTTCCTCAATATGTGTTGAATGGTTTGGCTGATGTTTTTACGGTGGTTGGGCTTCAAGAGCTGTGCTACGATCAAGTTCCAAAGGATTTGAAAAGTGTTGGGCCTGCCATTTTTATCAGTATACTTGGTATGGGAAACATCTTAAGCAGCCTTTTGATATCGGTCATCGATACAGCAACTAAAGCCAATGGGCATCGCAGCTGGTTTTCTAACAATCTTAACAAAGCACATCTTGATTACTTTTACCTCTTATTGGCCGCCCTTAGTGTTTTTGGCTTCGTTGCCTTCCTTTTTGTTGCCAAATCCCACGTTTATAACAGC GAAATGAAGGAAGAGTATGGTGGACACGAGGGCTTCACCCAACTGTCCGTCTCTGCTTCTAATAAATTACGACGGGGATGGATgagtttcatttcaaatttcgaTTCCCAATTCCCGTATATGGATGATTCGCTGATCTTAAACGACGCTGCCCCGGACAACCGACGATCACAGTCGGGAGGGTGGAGAGCGGCGGGGGTGATAATTGGGGTTGAAATTGCGGAGCGGTTCGCATTCTTCGGGATAAGCACCAATCTGGTAAGCTACTTGACGGTGGAGATGGGACAGTCCATGGCCGACGCGGCCCAGAATGTAAATCTGTGGGTTGGAACCGCTTCTTTGCTCCCACTGCTTGCCGCCTCTTTCGCCGATTCCTTCCTCGGACGCTACCTTACAATTATCCTCGCCTCCGCTCTTTACATCCTg GGACTTGGCCTGCTCACACTCTCAGCTATACTTGCTTCACCAAGCAGTTTCCAGGGTTCTGGCTCTGCTGCCTCGGGAGCTTCATCTCGGCCTGTTCTCCATGTCTTGTTCTTCTTCACTTCTTTGTACTTGGTTGCATTTGCACAAGGTGGTCACAAGCCTTGTCTTCAGGCATTTGGTTGTGATCAATTTGATGGAGAAGATCCTCAAGAATGCATAGCCAAATGCTCCTTCTTCAACTGGTGGTACTTTTCCACTACTCTTGGATCCTTCATTGCTCTCATCATTTTAAGCTATATTCAAGATAATCTCGGTTGGGGTCTGGGCTTCGGCATTCCCTGCATCTCCTCCTTAGTTGCCCTCCTCGTCTTCTTACTTGGAACTCACACTTATCGGTTCGGTAAGATAGCTAACGATGAAGAGAAACCATTCATGAGAATTGGTCGGGTTTTTTTCAATGCGGCTCGAAACTGGAGAACAAAATCTTCGGAGATTGATATTTTAGAGGAAGGTCAAGACGCAATGCTTTATCAAAGATCTGGACAATTGAG GTTCCTTAACAAGGCTTTGGTTGCTCCAATGGACTCCGATGAAGATGGGAATACGTGTAACATAGTCGAGGTTGAGGAAGCAAAGGGCATCCTAAGGCTCATCCCCATTTGGATAGCAAGTTTGAGTTATGCCATCGTTTTATCACAATGTTCAACCTTCTTCGTCAAGCAAGGTGCCACCATGGACAGATCAATCACACCAAGCTTCAAAATACCCGCTGCTACAATCCAATGCTTTGGCTGCATTGCTGTTGTGTTCTTTGTTCCGATCTATGACCGACTTCTGGTTCCAATAGCGAGAATATTCACCCTCAAACCCTCTGGAATCTCAATGCTCCAAAGAATTGGAGTTGGGATGTTCATATCCACTCTTTCAATGGTGGTGGCCGCTCTTGTTGAAGTGAAAAGGCTAGCAGTCGCTCGAGCACATGGGTTAACTCAAAACCCAAACTCTACAATTCCTATCACCATCTGGTGGCTAACTCCTCAGCTCCTCCTCCTGGGAGTTTCGAGCGTTTTCACAATGGTAGGTTTGCAGGAGTTCTTCTATGACCAAGTTTCGAGCGAGGTAAAGAGTGTGGGACTTGCACTATATCTGAGCATCTTTGGCGTCGGGAATTTACTTAGCGGTATTCTTGTATCCGTCATAGAAGATGCAACTGGGGGAGACGATGGAAGAGGTGGGTGGTTTGCTAACAACATAAACACGGCGCATCTTGATTACTTCTATTGGCTTCTTGCTGGCATTGGTAAGGTAGGATTACTTGCATATATGTATTTTGCTAACTCCtatgtatataaatacaatGTAGAAAGATCAACGGTTTAA